Sequence from the Populus nigra chromosome 17, ddPopNigr1.1, whole genome shotgun sequence genome:
ATAACGGTCTGGCCTAACTAACCCAGAGTCATGCACTTGCtcggttttatatatatatgtaacaaATCTCTCATTTAATCATACAGCactaaaaatagaaattcacaaaaaaaaaccaaagataataaaaaagaattaattgcaATGAATTTAAACTtgaatctaaaagaaaaaaaaatcaagaggggaaaatcaactttttttctaGCCAAAATGATGGGAGACATGTTGGGTGTGTTATCGCACCCCGAGTACCCCACAACcagttaaaataatttctcaagCTCAAATGTGCAACAATGAAatgtccaagaaaaaaaaaggtctaagAAGTggaatgaaaagaaattaacatattagattgactctTGTCAAcctagatttattaatcaaatttacCATGTTAGATAATCTATCTCTCCCTTTCCCCTCCCTTTTTTCTCCCTAGTCGGGCCTTTTCTAGGCCCAAGTGAGATGaaatttgagattaaatttaagagttataaaaaatttaacgatcaaattaaaaaaaaaactttcatgtggaatgaaatttaaaactaaattaaaaagttatcaaagaattaaagccaacaaaaaattaaatggtgcATAGCGCACACACACCAAAGCATAAGGAAGCTTGCCGCATTCAGATGGCATATGCAGCATCATCTGAAGTTCAATGAAGTCCTTCCTCAAGGTCTGTAAAATCTTCTAAATGggctttcttctttcctttataCCCCTctcatttttctctctcatcatcttgattttaatttctgatttctccttttcttacatttatggataaaaaaaccttctcTTTTCCCCTATTATTGAATTAGATacttgcataattttttttcaagcaataataaaatctttttttttcgtgCAAAATTGAGCATACACACAAAATGTTGGGCCTATGTTATCATTATCCTAAATACCCTATagtaagcaaatcaaaatatatttttagtctaaaaaaaaatgaatagttcaatgacaaaattgataaaaaaaaccttagaaactaaaatggataaaaatgaaaaacaaaagttacTGTGTGAGCATGTCcactaatttagtttttttttttttagagctatgaattgttaatttttaggaGCTCAAGTGGCCACCTTGATTTATTGTATAGCAATGGTTGAAAACATAGTTTTCTGATTTGGTTTGACATTTGActtcgaaaaaaaaattatatttattaaattatcaggGGAATTCATGAGTTACCGAGTTCACtcaagtatattatttttttttaaaataacatgctttaattcttattttttcctGAATTTTATTGAGTTACTCCGAACCAGGTAAATATCAAAATTGGATCAAATTAAAACATGATATGAGCCATGTTTCGGATCGAGTTAAATTAATATGATTGAAAGGGCCTCTCCCTGTACTTCTGGCCCACCGACAACAAAACTTTCCACTTCGACTCGTAAGCTTTTTGTCTGGCATTGATAAACAACAGCACTAAGGATAACTATCTCTCTCCATCTCTCTGTCGGTTTGCTTCAGCTGCAAGGATTAATGGATCAAACAATCCGAAGCCAGAGTAACAGTAAGTAGCTGCCTGCCTGTCTatcatttaaaacaaacaaatgggAAACTCTCATGATCATGGACATCGCCGCAAGTTCCGTGACAACGGAAACGTTCCTTTCCCCGATAAAACTGCTGCAGCTCCTTCGGCATCACAGCCTGTCCCACCCTTTATTTATCAACCCCAGATTCCCACCTCATCAACCCGCACACCTAAGATGGCTACCGCTTTGCCTTACCCTCATGTCGACTCTTCCTTACGTGCTCTTGCTGCCCAAGCCGAGGGCTTTGGTCGCTCTGCCACTGGTGGCCTCCATGGCCCCATTTATTACGTCACTACCTTAGCAGGTAAATTGATTTGtgctttcataattttttttttgttgggatttttgcttgattttcttttcttttcttttcttttcttgtggcTATGGGTTTGAATTATGGGTTTCTGTGTGAAAGTATGCATTAAACAATGTGAATAGTTTTGAATGGGGAAATGTTTCTATGGTTAGTTAGAGCAGGTGGTTTAATACATATGTAGGATAGCCGCTTTACTTCGCGGGACTTTTGAAGCGTTATTTATTTGCTTTGCAGCAATTATTGGAGTTTCACCGGATTATGATTTCTGAGTACAACATTTTGGACATCTTTTAGTATTTAGCGAAACCCTGTCTTATTGGctaaattttgagttttgacGATGGACACCTAAGGTTTTGGTGTCAACTGTGGTTGTGGTCATGAAATCgggaaaaaacaaagctttTTGAAACGTTTTGTATCCATTTTCTGTTCCTGCTGTTTTCTGGTTGCCGATACCGCTTCAGTGATTTTGTTGGCATGCCTTGCCATCAATTTCCAAAAAACAATGGTTATAATTTGTAGCTAATCAATGgccttttttattcatttaatttgttatgGATGGTGCAACAGCATTTTGACAATATTTGATACTCGCCATaagtttattgttgttgttcatTTAATTGTAGATAATGGGCTGAGTCACTTTGGAATGCATTTTGCAAAAAAGAGGATTACTTTCTCCAACATTGCGCACCATGTGATGTGAATTGTTTTAAGGTTTTGTGTAGAAATGCTGTTTCTGATTACTTTGAGTGGATGATTCAAGATACAGAGGATAAAATTGTTGCATTAGGTTGTGTTACTAAAACAATCTAgtagttgttttataaaacataatttactaGATTGTGCAGTGTTTTGTCACTGGTAATTTTAGAGATTTGTTGGTTCTCCTTTAACAGGAAATGTTTGGAATGAATcgttagaatttaaaaattttgattttgatttttacttttttcaacATTTTCGAGTTTTTAGAAAAACCTAGTGTTATTGATTGAATTTTGATAAGGAGGCATCATGATTTGGTCGTGAAACTGTGATTATGGTTGTGAACTGCTGTTCTTCGGGTTGCTGACAACCTGACActggttttataattttattcgcATGTCACAACTTCAATTTCTAAATCTAATACATTGCATTTTGTTGCAAATCAATGGCCTTCTTCTGATCATTTTCTTTGGCGTTGATGGTAGAACTGCCCTTCGAGACTATTTTTGGTGCACATCTTAAGCTCATTATTGATTGCAGATGATGGGCCTGGATCACTTAGGGATGGATGTCGTAAAAAGGAGCCACTTTGGATTGTCTTTGAAGTATCAGGCACTATTCAACTTAGATCTTACTTGAATGTTTCGTCTTATAAAACCATTGATGGCCGGGGCCAAAGAATAAAACTTACAGGCAAGGGTTTGAGGCTGAAGGAATGTGAACATGTTATTATATGCAATTTAGAGTTTGAAGGTGGTAGAGGACCTGATGTTGATGGCATTCAGATAAAGCCCAAGTCAAAGCACATATGGATAGATCGTTGCAGCCTTCGTGATTATGATGATGGGTTGATAGATATCACACGAGAAAGCACAGATATTACTATTTCTAGGTGATATGAATCCCTGGTGTGTGGGAAGCACTATTTGTTTTTGCGCACTATTTTATTTGATGGGTTTAACTATTATCTACAGGTGTTACTTTGGGCAACATGACAAAACAATGCTAATTGGAGCAGATCCTACTCATGTTGGTGACAGATGTATTCGAGTAACCATCCATCATTGCTTTTTTGATGGAACAAGACAGCGCCATCCTCGTGTTAGATTTGGAAAAGTACATTTATACAATAACTATACCAGAAACTGGGGCATTTATGCTGTTTGTGCCAGTGTAGAGTCACAGGTGATACCACTACTACTATTTGCGATTCTTTGTATGTGACCATATTCTGGTTTTATTTGCTTATATATATTGCTTCTTATCTTTTGATGTCAGATCTACTCCCAAAGCAACATATATGAAGCAGGGCAGAAGAAGATTGCATTTAAATATCTTTCTGAGAAGGTGAGTACATATTGTATTTCTTGTTGCTAAATTCATGTCCTTTCTTGTGCTTTTCTCAGACTTGcaccttaatattttattgtataatGGTTTTTCCTATGGGCTTGAAGGGCTGGGTTGGATGATCCTGCTTTCAATATGATTGAAACTGGTTCCTGTTCATATTTGCAATTGAATTTTGTACTCCAGCTCATTTTATTCATAATGTGTGCCAAACTAATTGGCAGACTGCTGACCACCCTGCCTCTGTTTTCACCTAGCTTTTCCACTGAATCCACCTTGACTTGCTAACAAATAATTCACACTTGTGTATGAATTTGTTTGGCTAACATTTCACTCTCAAATGGCAGTTTGTCCGACTGGTAAACTACATATTATTAAAGCAATGACCGTATGCTGAGCAAATCCAGTAACTTAAATTTATAGTATATTGAATTTTGTAGTGAtgaaattcaaacttcaaatttgCCTCCCTTACACTGAAATATGCTTTTGGTTCTTGATTTTAGCAATCAAATGCTTTGCTAGTTGGAAAGTAGACACGTTAGGTGGCCATGTTTTCATAGTTGTTAGTTTGTAGTTTTTATGCTTTGTAATCTTATATCTATTGAGGCATATAAATTCCCATTCTTCCTTCATCGTCAAACAAGAGCTTGGCTGTCCACTTTGTACTGATGTTGTAGAGTAAGGCATCTAATATCACTCAACAGTTTATGCATTCCTCTTTTCTCTACTAGTCATTCTAGGTGCTAAAATCAAGCAATATCCCTAACCCTTAAACCAGGAAATGGACCCAAATGGTGAACTTCCTTTGTGGctgtaaaaaacttttatacaaataaaCAGTGATAAAAACTGAGAGAGACAGATAGAGAGCTGAAACCCTACAGAAGGCGACCTCAGTGGAAAGAAAGAACAGAATTATCATTGGAATAACTAACAGAACTAATTTATCAATGATTTGgatgggagagaaaaaaaaatgcttatgGGTGTTGTAAATTATTCTACGATTTGGGAATGCCATTATGATTTTTTCGGAAGTCATTTTTCATACACCAGTGAAGCTCCTCTGTTAACTTTTAATCCTCAAAGCATGTAAACACCTTGCAACTTAACAACTTTGAGTTTGATTTTCAACTGGTGAGAAATATATGCGCTTTTTATGGCCTACATTTGTTATGAGAGATTTAGTGTTACCTTGAATTTTGTGCACTTGGATGTAGATTATGGATGAGTTTCCTGTGATGAGCGTGTTGTTTAAAGGACCATAATTATCATTTTGATTCCGAGGTTAAATCAGTGGCTATTGTGATGATGTTTAGGCAGCTGACAAGGAGAAAGCAAGGAGTGGCAGCATAAGGTCTGAAGGAGACTTATTTGTTACTGGGACTCAAGCAGGGTTAATGACTGAGGATGGTGAATGCTCTATGTTTCATCCCAGTGAATATTACCCCACATGGACAGTAGAACCTCCTACAGATAGCCTTAAACAGGTTCTCCAGCATTGTACTGGATGGCAGTGTGTTCCACGGCCAGCCGATCAGCCACTAGCTGCACAGTGATATCGGGGTGGAGAATATCTAATACACTAAACTACTATGGTAGTGACTTAATTTATTTCCTGCTTCAATACCTTTTGCTTGTGTTGCTATATGGTAAATGTGTAAATTTCAATCAATGTGTTTCTGAGCAATAATAAGAAGAATGAAACAGATAataatgtattattattatttatcatgtCATTGTAGCCAATGTTTTTCTCTCCCGTTTTGAACTTGTTAGGGTTCTTATGCTTCTTGTTTGTCACCTTTTGGCTATCATGGTCGTCAGCGATCAACTGGTGAGGATTTATCAGTCTGTGTGTGAACAGTGAGTACTATTGAGCGTGAATGAACCGTTCATTAATTTCCATACTCCATCTCTTGGTTCCTGGGATTGAATTGTgcattaatatttcaaatttaaaaccatttCTTGGTCCGGTTTAGCACTTGATTTTGCTGAAACTTGGTGCAGGAGCACTTGATTTTGTTAAAAACTTGGTGCCGGGATCATTCATTGACTCTTGTGAAGTGTGAACTAGTTAGATTCTATCTGGGGAAAGAAATATAGCAGGTAGATAGCATGAGTTGAAATGTCAACGCTGCCAAATAGCTGAATTAAATCTGTTTTGGATGCAACTTGCTAGGGTTTTGTCTGGCTGTGtaagtaaagaaaaaagttaaaaatttaatttaaaaaaaaaaaaaatatatatatatatatatatatatatttgaagtgcaaaaacaaataaatctttGAATCTATTGTCAAAAACTAGAttgaattacaaaataattttttataattaacattTATGTTGTCCCgcctttataataaattttgaaaataaaagaaagaattttttttcattggattGTTTATTCTTCATTAGCAACATGCAACCTGCCAATTGCCTACCTGGCAAAGAATCTCGCTCGACTTGGTAAAACGATGTTTAATGCCAAGAAGCCGCCAGTTAGGACCAGAAATCCAATGTAGGTGCACACACGACCGCACGAGTGTAGCGACCTTGCCGACTTGTCCAATTGGCTGGGCTCGACTGACttcgataaaaaaaagttttaaataaaattaaaaaaatattataaattaattaggaaattaatataatttttgcatagtaatttttaaattttattgtaagGCTTTTCTAGTGTGCCTGAATTTTAacccaatataaaataatttctctaaaaatctttggtaaaatttcaatctaatttaataattggataaaaaattatatttgttagaataaaactacataaaaaataaatttttaactattgaaattaattagaagaatcaaaccttttttatacataaattaaataaactaaagttTTATTATAACTTATTAAAGATGTAacctctttaaaatttatattgatgGGAAAACTTTGAATaaacttatttaatatatttttaaacttttttattttcaatctggTCAAAGTAGAACTTAAAATGAATCTTTTAGTGTAATTTTAATTGTATCaatcatgcatgtttttttaattaactatttTTGGGTTAGATATCgttgttgttttcttgtttttaagattcttaaacgcaaaaaaactaaaattagagaaatagaaattataaatatatatatttttaaatttgttttaaaattttttatactgCTGCTTAGAGTTCACACCCGAGAGAATTCAActaattaaaagtgtttttatttttgtatttaaaaaatattttttattttttttgatttttttataaatattttatgattttaaattattttgatataatatcaaTTACATCAACGCGATGTTGTTTTCACagattttcaagaaagaaaaaggcagtAAACGACATATGCAATAGTCTAAGATTTTGGTTCAAATAAttgatgctatatatatatatatacacacgagATGATATGCCCGCGCGTTGCTGCgggtttataaaacaaatgtactTGATAGCgttataattatgaaccagcgctagataagtaatagaaattaaaaatatgatggagcaaatatttcatgacgaaaaaaaatttgtgttggtgatcaaaaactgagactgaacaaaatgatttgtagcaatttaccgtgttttgtgaggaaaaatacagtgttttcgccacatgatttaacttttcagttaataaaaagaaaaaaaattacaaaactaaattctctaccaacttaatattaaaaaaaaaaacaaagataattttggaaggaaaaaaacccatgagaaaaaatgttgtagcaattgacaatgttttgtaaggaaaactatagcgcttttcccaataaaataaaataaaaaaccatttagagaaatattgtagtaatccatagtgttttgtaagaaaaactacaatgctttcctcatatgatttagttttattgtaattataattcttaaccaactcaatattcaaaaaaaaattgacaaagataattttggaaaaaattataaaaaaatcacatgggaaaacactgcaacaactcacagtgttttaaagaaaaaaattacaaagttaaattcttaatcagttcaatattaaaaaaaaatcgacagagacaattttagaaaaaaaaacaaacaccaaaaaaagaaaaaaaaatcatgttggaaacactgtagcaattcacagtgttttgtaatgaaagctacagtgcttccctacatgatttagccttatttgtaatgacttgtaattataatttacaaacaactcaatattaaaaaaataaaatgaaaaaagataatttgaaaaaaattataaaaaaaaaccatgcggagagacactgtagcaatccacaatgttttatgagcaaagctacaatgttttccccacatgattaagctttattacaaagttaaattctaaccaactcaatattaaaaaaaaaatcgacgaagataattttggaaaaaaaatatcacaaaaaaagaaaacacaaaagaaacgggaagaaaaccatgtgaggaaaaattGTATCATCCATAGTGTTTGTgagaaaaaacttgtatttacttgtaattgcaattcttaaccagcttaatatttaaaaaataaaattgacaaagataattttaggaaaaaaacattataaaaacagaaaaaaaccatgtgggaaaaaacactgtagcaatcaacagtaattttcaaaaaaagttacagtgctttcctaacatattgtaactgtaatttttaaccagctcaatattaaaaaataaaataaaaaagataattttggagaaaaaaaatcaagcggagaaacactgtagcaatcaacaatgttttaaagaaaaaaaattacaaaaccaaattctcaatcagctcaatatgaaaaaaaaatcgacaaatataattttgaaaaataaagaaataaaatagaaaaactatgtggaaaaacatcgcaacaattcacagtatttttttaaaaaaaattataaagcaaaaattttaaccaggttaatatttaaaaggtaaaatcaataaaaataattttgaaaaaaaaataaatgaaaaaaaaaagaaaaaataggaaagttgaaaaaaaaacgaaaaaaaagggaaagttagcaaaaaaaaaaaaccgggagaagaatcactgtggattactgttgtaatccacagtgaaatgTGTGTGGGGGAACAGTGATTCCCCCACACCATTTAGAGTATTGTACGAGATGACATGCTCGCGCGCTGACGCgagtttataaaacaaatgtacttgatagtgttataattgtgaaccaacactagataagtaatagaaattaaaggtatgatggaacaaatatttcatgacgaaaaaaaagttgtgttggcgatccaaaacttagagactgaacaaaatgatttattgcaatttacagtgttttgtgatgaa
This genomic interval carries:
- the LOC133677718 gene encoding probable pectate lyase 4, with amino-acid sequence MGNSHDHGHRRKFRDNGNVPFPDKTAAAPSASQPVPPFIYQPQIPTSSTRTPKMATALPYPHVDSSLRALAAQAEGFGRSATGGLHGPIYYVTTLADDGPGSLRDGCRKKEPLWIVFEVSGTIQLRSYLNVSSYKTIDGRGQRIKLTGKGLRLKECEHVIICNLEFEGGRGPDVDGIQIKPKSKHIWIDRCSLRDYDDGLIDITRESTDITISRCYFGQHDKTMLIGADPTHVGDRCIRVTIHHCFFDGTRQRHPRVRFGKVHLYNNYTRNWGIYAVCASVESQIYSQSNIYEAGQKKIAFKYLSEKAADKEKARSGSIRSEGDLFVTGTQAGLMTEDGECSMFHPSEYYPTWTVEPPTDSLKQVLQHCTGWQCVPRPADQPLAAQ